In one window of Rhodopseudomonas palustris HaA2 DNA:
- a CDS encoding glycosyltransferase family 2 protein — protein MQPLSPSDLALGDLLVARRVLNLQQLDEAVGLAEAWHVRLGDAILSRAWIEPAVYYQAVAYHYELPFVDLIGDAPDPSLLAADEAELYARRLTMPWRIRDGRLVIATAEPGPGVVLFARRRWGNAIEFVVASKFDIVWAVQTVFADALSHRAVYELAELDPDMSAQQVFSPVQVLFGYGVATCLLVGLALAPIATLVAVNLILSLFYLGNFLFKGVLVSVGGARSVDRDEAIAIAARALSDDDLPVFTVLVPMYREPKMLPMLARSLRQLDYPLGKLDIKLVLEADDHETIEVASTLGLEGIFEVIRVPPSHPQTKPKACNFALQFARGEFLVIYDAEDRPEPDQLRKVVATFRQAPANTACLQCRLSYFNARENWLTRMFTLDYALWFDQMLPGLERLNVPIPLGGTSNHFKIDVLRELHAWDPFNVTEDADLGVRLTQKGYRVGVVDSTTFEEASCHAGNWIRQRSRWMKGYMQTFLVHTRRPLHLLRSIGPLGFLGFVFFIGGTVLAGLINPVFWLMFAIWLFGLANGFDQLFPEPLLYLSLFNLLAGNGAFIFLNMLAPIRRGWLNLIPYSLTAFGYWVMISIASYRGLWQLLRNPFYWEKTDHGVSKHVVRELALGRETTT, from the coding sequence ATGCAGCCGCTCTCGCCCTCGGATCTCGCCCTCGGCGACCTGCTCGTCGCCCGCCGCGTTCTCAATCTGCAGCAACTCGACGAGGCCGTCGGCCTCGCCGAGGCTTGGCATGTCCGGCTCGGCGACGCGATCCTGTCGCGGGCCTGGATCGAACCCGCTGTGTACTACCAGGCGGTCGCCTATCACTACGAGCTGCCGTTCGTCGATCTGATCGGCGACGCCCCGGATCCGTCGCTGCTCGCCGCCGACGAGGCGGAGCTTTACGCCCGCCGGCTGACGATGCCTTGGCGAATCCGGGATGGCCGGCTCGTGATCGCGACCGCGGAGCCTGGTCCCGGCGTTGTCCTGTTCGCACGGCGTCGCTGGGGCAACGCGATCGAATTCGTCGTCGCTTCCAAATTCGACATTGTCTGGGCGGTGCAAACCGTCTTTGCCGACGCGCTGTCGCATCGCGCCGTGTACGAGCTCGCCGAGCTCGATCCGGACATGTCGGCCCAACAGGTGTTTTCGCCGGTCCAGGTGCTGTTTGGATATGGTGTGGCGACGTGTCTGCTGGTCGGGCTGGCGCTCGCACCGATCGCGACGCTGGTCGCGGTCAATCTGATCCTGAGCCTGTTCTATCTCGGCAACTTCCTGTTCAAGGGGGTTCTGGTTTCGGTCGGGGGCGCCCGCTCGGTCGATCGCGACGAGGCCATCGCGATCGCGGCGCGTGCGCTCAGCGACGACGATCTGCCGGTGTTCACCGTGCTGGTGCCGATGTATCGCGAGCCGAAAATGCTGCCGATGCTGGCCCGCTCGTTGCGTCAGCTCGATTACCCGCTCGGCAAGCTCGACATCAAATTGGTGCTGGAGGCCGACGATCACGAAACCATCGAGGTCGCCAGCACGCTCGGACTCGAAGGCATCTTCGAAGTCATTCGAGTGCCGCCGTCGCATCCGCAGACCAAGCCGAAGGCCTGCAATTTCGCGCTGCAATTCGCCCGTGGCGAATTCCTGGTGATCTACGACGCCGAGGATCGGCCGGAGCCGGACCAACTCCGCAAGGTGGTGGCGACGTTCCGGCAGGCGCCGGCCAACACCGCGTGCCTGCAATGCCGCCTGAGTTACTTCAACGCTCGCGAAAACTGGCTGACGCGGATGTTCACGCTGGACTACGCGCTGTGGTTCGACCAGATGCTGCCGGGGCTCGAACGGCTCAACGTTCCAATTCCGCTCGGCGGCACCTCCAATCATTTCAAGATCGACGTGTTGCGCGAGCTGCACGCCTGGGATCCCTTCAACGTTACCGAAGATGCCGATCTCGGCGTTCGCCTGACTCAGAAGGGCTACCGCGTCGGCGTGGTCGATTCCACAACCTTCGAGGAGGCGAGCTGCCACGCCGGCAATTGGATCAGACAGCGCTCGCGCTGGATGAAGGGCTACATGCAGACCTTCCTGGTACACACCAGGCGTCCGCTGCACCTGCTGCGCAGTATCGGTCCGCTCGGTTTTCTCGGCTTCGTCTTCTTCATCGGGGGCACCGTACTGGCCGGACTGATCAATCCGGTGTTCTGGTTGATGTTCGCGATCTGGCTGTTCGGGCTGGCCAATGGCTTCGATCAGCTTTTTCCGGAGCCGCTGCTCTATCTCAGCCTGTTCAATCTGCTGGCCGGCAACGGCGCTTTCATCTTCCTCAACATGCTGGCGCCGATCCGAAGAGGGTGGCTGAATCTCATTCCCTACAGCCTCACGGCGTTCGGCTATTGGGTGATGATCTCGATCGCGAGCTACCGCGGCCTCTGGCAGCTGTTGCGAAATCCGTTCTACTGGGAAAAGACCGACCACGGGGTGTCGAAGCATGTCGTCCGAGAATTGGCGCTCGGACGGGAGACGACGACATGA